In Leuconostoc kimchii IMSNU 11154, the DNA window AACGTCTAAAATATAAGGTTTCAGGGATTCTCTACGCTTTTCTTGTCGACTGGGCTGCTGCCAATGGCGCCAGTTGTAATAGGTACTAGGTTTGATTTTAAGTGCACTTAAAATACGCACAAGCGCGTAGCCTTGTGCTAAAAATTGATTAACTAGCGGCAATCCCACATTACGAACTATTTTTTGGCTAGTAAGATGGCCGCTCAATGCCTGTCAGGCTATGCGTGATAAAATTTCGTTTTCTTCCTCCAAAATAGCGAGGCGCTTCTCTAGTTGCTTGACGTCTTTTAAAGTCTTTGACTGACCCTTGATCATGATTGGGGTAGCTTGTTTAACCCAAATAGCAATAGAATCTTTTGATGGTCCAAATTCTTCTGCTAATGATTTGAGTGAACGGCCTTCTTGGTGAAGTTTAACCAATGAATCTTTGAAATCTTGTGAATAACGAATTGACATAAAAATACGCCTATACTTTCATTTTACGGACTGAATAAAAATAGTCCATTTTTTTAGTATAAGAGCAAGCTCAGCAGGAACGAAACTGAAGAGCTTTTTTTTTAACAACACAACTAATTTTCGAATCGTATATTTTCAGCCAACACTAGACTATTTGATAATAACTCTTTTCAAAATATAATCTAGCCTGCCTATGCTCAGAAGTCAATACATTGAACTATTTTTATTCAGCCATTGGTCTAAAACTCAAACGCTTGTGAAATTTTAAAAACCGAGCATTAAAATAAGGATTCCCAAGAGAAACGATTTTCTGACAATATAGAATTTAAATTATAGTTGGTGAAATATTGCTATTATACTTAATATGGAGTAGAGTATCTGAATCGTACTGTTTTAGTTACAAATAAAAATAAATAATCAGGATTTTGATCATTAATTGTTGAGTTGATAATTTGAGTTTCATTCGAATTCAATGTCCTTGAAAATTATACCAAAAGTTGAATCCTTACTTTTCACTCTTGAACTAAAAACATGAACGATTCTTTTTCACAGGTACTGCAGATTTTTTAATTAAGTTTTTGGTTTTAATTTTACAATATGTTTTTTGCATCTAAACTAGGACTAATTATTTACTTGATGTTTTGGTTGACTTCCATTTAATACTCGTGTGATTTCTTTAGCTGCTTCGAGGGCAACGTTTTCTTTTGCTTCTCGCGATTGTCCTGCAACATGTGGGGTAAGAAATACATTAGGCAGACTATACAATGGATTTTGTGCACTCACAGGCTCATTTTCAGTAACGTCCAAGCCTGCTCCAAAAATTTGATTATTTATTAACGCACTATATAATGCATCTTCATCAATGAGCTGACCACGTCCGACATTGATCAAGACGGCATTTCTTTTCATTAGTTTTAACGTAGCAGAGTTAATCATGTGTGTTGTTTCATGTGTTGCAGGTAATGCTAAAACAATATAATCTGCTTTTTTGTATATTTCAACTAATGAGGCCATTTCACCATTGTTTATTACGTATTTATGTCTCGCATTTACAAGAATTTTTACATTGAAACCGCTTAAAAGACGAGCGATTTTCCGCCCAATGTTACCATACCCAATAATTCCAACAATTTTGTGAGATAGTTCGTATCCAAAACTATTACCTGTTGAAAGAGCTAAACTTTTGGTATTAGAATTGATTAGTTTTGAGGCAAATTGACGTCCGGACATTAATAAAAACATCAAAGCAGTCTCGGCCACTGAGCTAGCATTTGCACCAGGTGTGTTTGTGACAACGATTCCACGCTGAGTTGCAGCACTAAGACTGACATTATCATAACCAACTCCATGCCTCGCTATAATTTTCAAATTTGGCATTTTATTCATTGTATTATCATCAAATTTAATTGGCATTAATAATACTGCTTCAACCTCAGGATTCTCATCAAAACAATTATCAGTTTCTTGATTATTTTCAAGCACTTGAAATCCCTGCTGTATTAAAAAGGTTTTGGCTATTTCATCTACCTGCGAAGCCACTAAAACTTTTTTCATTTTTTCTTCCACTCAATTTATAAACCTTGATGGTTTTAATAATTTATCTTTAGTTAAAAAAGTGTTTTAATCGTTTAACCGCTTCAATTAATTCGGCTTCTGATTTGGCATAACTTAATCGAAGGTAACCGGGCATTCCAAATCCCTCACCCGAAGGAATAGCTAGTTTTTCCTCAGATAGCAGTGCCATTGAGATTTCGTTGGTATTTTTAAAATTATTCTTTTTCATAAATTTACTATCAATTTTGAAAAAAATATAAAATGATCCAGATGGTTTAAAAGGTATGCTGATATTATCAATTTCAGACAAATCCCTATACAAAAAATTTAGTCTACTTTCAAACGATTTTCTCATTGTTTCGACACTTTTTTGTTGCCCGTTCAATGCTTCAATTGCTGCATACTGTGCTACTACAGTTGGATTTGAGGTCAAGTGTCCTAATATTTTAGTCATTGCATGCGTTATAGAAACATCAGCAATTGCCCAACCAATACGCCATCCAGTCATCGCATATGCTTTAGAAACGCCATTAATAATAATCATTTTACTGTTTACAAGAGATTCTAGTGACAATCCAGAATGAAATACTGTGTCGCCATAAACTAATTTGCCATAAATTTCATCTAGAATTAGATATACGTCATTAGTCTTTGTCCACAAAATAATTGATTCTAATTCATTCTTTGAGTAAACAGCGCCACTTGGGTTGTTGGGTGTATTTAGTATAACTACTTTAGGCTTGTCTTCTAATTTGTTAAGATCATCTATTGTTAACTTGAATTGTGGATCAGAAGAAACAATAGCTTTAAAAGATCCCCCGGCTAATTTGACCTGTTCTGAATAGCTAACCCAAAAAGGGGCAGAAGTTATAACTAGGTCTCCGGGATCAACTAATATTTGCATCAATGCATACAGGGCAAGTTTTGCGCCAGTCGTAATCACAACTTGATCGGTTAATAAGGAAACATTGTAATCTCTTTTTGCTGCAGCGACCACAGCATTTTTGAGTTCAACTAATCCATTTGTAGCTGTATAGGAATCAGTCAGGTGATCTTTGATAGCAATCCGTGCCGCTCTGCCAATATTGTCAGGTGTATTAAAATCTGGCTCACCTTGACTTAAATTAACGACATCAATGCCATCAGCAATCATGTCCTTAGCTTTTTTCCCCATTGCCAACGTTGGAGACGCTTCTAAACTGTCGACTCGTTTTGCTAACATTCTTTCATGTCCTTTCTAAAACAAACATTTGATTTTATTCGCCATAGTTCGAGTATGTAATAAAATTTCCCATGGCTTCGATTTATAGATACCTTCTACTACCTCAGCTCTGTCCGCTGAAGCCAACCAAGCATCATTTAATGACACCTTTTCAAAATGTATTGGTTTATGTTGTGGCCATTGCGCAAGTGTACTTAAATCACTAATGATAACCTTAGCAATGACAGGATATCCTCCATGAGTAGCGCGATCCGCTAATAAAACAATTGGTTGCCCGTCGCGAGATATTTGAATTGCGCCATTCATATTGGCTTCTGACAATAAATTTTCTGGTTTAAAAATAATCATTGGCCCTTCTATGCGGTATCCCATACGGTCAATATGCTTGCCTAAGTGAAATGGTTTGTTTAATAGTTTTTGCCATTCATCCTCCGAAAACCAGTCATATTCAGGACCGGGCACAATTCGAATTTTCTTTGTCTTAATTAAACTAATTAGGTTTAATGGCATTTTTGGTAATAGCTTCACAGTATTGTAATTAAAAGCCTGAGACGCGTCTAAAATATTCAATACATCACCACTTTTTAATCTTTTTCCATTAAAACCACCCAAATTAACGGCCAAAGTAGTCGCATGCGATCCCATAACTTTTGGCACCTGAATACCACCAGCAACACTCAAATATACAAATCGTCCTTCTATAATTTGCGTAAAGTCCAATACGTCATTTTCATTGACTAAAATTGGAATATCCTGACTCACCGTAGCATCATTTAGCTTTGCATTTACACGTGCACCAGTTATAGCTACAATAGTGCTACTCGAAAATTTTACCTTACCTCCAGTTACGCCAAACTCAATACTAGCAGGTTTATCTGTCGATTTATTACCCACAAGTGCGTTACCAATCTGATAAGAAAAAATGTCCATAACGCCAGAATTCAAAAACCCTTCACCCTGGTGACCTATTCTACCATCATCTTGAACCGTCGCTAGCATTCCAGGTGTTATGATTTTTATAGTATTCATAGCGTTTTCTCCTTAGAAACAAAATCATCAAAATGCGTACCTTTCAATTTTTGGAATTCAAGCTTATCTATTGCATAAAACTTCATCCTGTCTCCAGCATGAAGTTTTATTTCAGGTCGATTCGAATCAAACATAACTAATGGTGTTTGACCAATAATCTGCCAACCGCCCGGAGAGTCAACAGGATAATATCCTGTTTGTTCCCCACCAATAGCAATAGAACCAGCAGGAATTCTTAGTCTTGGTGTATTTTTACGAGGTGTATGAAGCTTTGCATCTAAGCCACCAAGATATGCAAAACCGGGTAAAAATCCTAACATATAAATTCTATATGCTTGTGCCGTATGAAGATGAATTACTTCTGCTATAGATAACCCATGATATTTAGCAACCTCTAGCAAATCTAATCCCACTTCATCATTATAAAGTACAGGTATATCATAGTGTCTTCCTTTTTTATCAACTATTTCACCATCCATTTTGTTTAATTGCTTTTCTAAAAAATGCTTAAATGATGCAATATCTATAACAAGTGGATCAAAAACAAATGTAACTTCTCGATAAGCGGGTATAATATCCACCAACCCATTTATATGTTGCCTCTCTACTAATTTAGCTATCGATAGTACTTGATTGCTAATTTTTTCTGAAACAACATTTTCAAATACAACGTTAATACTTGTGTCACCAGAAAAAATAACTTTTGAATTCATTTAGACCCCTTTTATAATGTATGAATGAGCGTTTCGATGCCAGCAAATGCCATGAATAGGACCACAATCCAGCCAAAAATGCTTAGTAGTATGGGATGCTTATAATCAGTACCCATAATTTTGTTTTTATATGCCCCAATCAATAAAATGGCCAAAGCAATAGGTAAAATTAGCCCATTAATCGCACCAACTACAACTAAAATTTGAGCGGGCTTACCTACAATGTAAAATACTAAGGTTGAAACAGCAATGAAACCAATGACAAGGTATGGACGGTACTTTTGAAATTTTACGGCACCCTCAGGAGAGTGTGAATAATTCATAAATGACACTGATGTGAATGTCGATCCGAGAATGGAGGTCATGCCAGCAGCGAACAACAGTAAACCAAAGAACTTATAACCAAAGTTTCCAGCTGCAATTTTAAAAATATCAGCTGCTGGATTCAAGGGATCTAACTTATGACCAGCCATTACGACTGCCAGCCCGGCTAAAAATAACATGACACGAATTACTGATGCAATTCCAATTCCTGAAAGCGCGCCCTCATTGACGTATTTCAATCCTTTTTGTCCATGCACTCCACCCTCTAACAAACGGTGACCACCTGCGAAAGAAATGTAGCCCCCTACTGTACCACCAACAATAGTTACTATCGAATAAAAATCTATATTACTTGGTAAAAAGGTATGTTTGATTGCTGAACTAACAGGGACAGTAGTAACAGACAAAATATAAATTAAAACTGCAATTTTTACGACAGCTAGCACTTGTACTGTGCGATCCATTACTAGCAATGCATTTCTGACAACAAATACAATTATTGCCAAAACAGCAGCAATGACAGCTCCGTTTTCGGCTGATATACCAAACAAAACATTTAAACCAAGTCCTGCTCCAGCAACATTTCCAATATTAAAAAAGAAACCACCGACCACAATTAAAAAAGTTAAAAAGTAGCCTAATCCAGGGAAAATATCATTAGCAATTTGTTGCGCATGTTTTCCAGATACAGTAATAATTCTCCAAATATTCATTTGCACAACAATGTCAATCAAAATTGTTATTAAAATTGCGAACCCAAAGCTCGGTCCTAATTGACTTGTAAAGGTCGCTGTTTGTGTTAAAAATCCTGGGCCAACAGCAGCCATTGCCATGACAAATGCTGCTCCCATCGCAACAGAACGTGCGCTTCTTTTATTAATTGACAACTCTGCGTTGCTTTTTATTTTGTTTTGATGCATATTTTTATCCTCTTAACAGATTTTATTGGTCACTATAACTTGATTCTCAAGAAGCAGTTTTTTAATCTCTATGGCCAAGTCCACAGCAGAATGGTTGTCACCATGAACACAAATAGAATCCACTGCTAGAGGCACAACCTCCCCGGTAACAGACACGACGGATTTTTTTTCCACCATTTCAAGGGCTCGCTGAGCAGCTTCCGCTGGATTTGAAATAACGGCGTTTGGCTGAGACCGTGGAACAAGAGACCCATCAGATTGGTAATTTCTATCAGCAAATACTTCTTGAGCGAACTTCATATTGGCATTTTGTGCTGCTTTAATTAATTCACTGTTGGCCAATCCATATACAATTGTTTGCGGATCAACTAACTTAATTCCAGTAATTACAGCATCAGCTATTAGTCGATCTTTCGCTGCCATATTGTATAAAGCGCCATGAGCTTTAACGTGATGCAATTTGTGATCAGGGGTGAAAGCAGACAGGGCGCCAACTTGGTAAGCCACTATATCTGTGATCTCTGATGTATTCATCTCAATTTTACGTCGACCAAAACCCTGTAAATCTGGAAAGCCTGGATGAGCTCCAATTGCAACACCTTTGTCAAGTGCTAGTTGAACAGTCTGAGCCATAATTGACGCATCACCAGCGTGAAATCCACAAGCAACATTTGCAGAAGTAACTTGCTGTAAAATTTCGCTGTCTAGGCCAATTTTGTAATTTCCAAAACTTTCTCCTAAATCTGAGTTAAAATCCACTTTTATCATTTTATTCACACGCTAAGTTCCTTATTTGATATATTAGTAATCAACATGTGTCCTGGTGAATGTGTAATGGCAAATTTTGGTTTCGAAGCCATTACTGCTGCTTGTGGCGTTACACCACATGCCCAAAACACAGGTATTTCATTTTCATTAATGGTAACCGCGTCACCATAATCTGGATTGGCAAGATCATATATACCAATTTCTGCTGGATTTCCAATCTGAATTGGAGCACCATGAACGCCTGGCAACCGATTCGTTACATTAACCGCTGTAGCTATTTGACTACTTTTTATAGGCCTCATGCTTACAACCATATTCCCCGAAAATTTACCCGCTTGCTTTAAGGGAATATTTGTATTGAACATTGGCACATTTGCTTTTTCAGTAATGTGACGAATTTCGATGCCCGCATCGACTAGTAAATCTTCAAAGGAAAAACTACATCCTATCAAAAAACTAACCAAATCTTCACGCCAAAAGTCTACAACGGACAAATATTCGTCAACCATTTTGCCATTTCGATAAATACGATATTTTGGAAAATCTGTAGCAACATCAATGTCATTCCCTAATGTTTGCAACTCTCTGCTCCCTACTTCTGTGACTTCCAGGATGGGAATAGGTTTAGGATTACGCTGAGCAAATAATAGAAAGTCGTATGCATCTTCCCAAGGAAGAACAATTAAATTTGTTTGAGCATATCCTGGGCACATCCCAGCAGTTGGCTTTTGATATTCGTTATTTCTCACTTTTTTTCTAAATTCTGTTGGTGTCATTTTAAAAATTTCCTATTCTTTCATTTGAAAATCCAACCAGTCAATGTCTGTTTTATTCTTATCTGACATGTAGTCGGGGTGAATAATAATTCTCATCAACAAATCTAAATTTGTTTCCACACCTAATATAACTGTCTCTTCTATCGCTATCTGCAATCTTTTTAATGTCTCATGCCGAGTCATGCCAGTTGCAATAATTTTTACAATCATCGCGTCATAATATGGAGGTACTTTATATCCTTGATACACAGCCGTTTCAATTCTAATTCCTAATCCGGTGGGCAAATGTAATCCAGTAATTGTGCCTGCGGATAGAGCGGACACGCGTGCCTCAATAGCAAAATTGTTTTTTGAGCCAATTGAAATGTCATTTATAGTTCGACCACTTGCTAATTGAATTTGAGCTGATACAATATCGATTCCTGAAACTTCTTCAGAAATAGCATGCTCAACTTGAATTCTTGTATTCATTTCCATGAAATAAAATTTGCCAGGACCCTGATATAAAAATTCAAAAGTGCCTGCACTTCGATAAGCCATTCTTTTTACAGCATTTAGAGAAACTGCTAACATTTTTTTTCGTGTCGTTTCATCCAGTAAATGACTAGGAGCTTCTTCGATTACTTTTTGGTGGTGACTTTGAATCGTACAGTCCCGTTCCCCCAAAACTATGGCATTGCCTAAACCGTCACCTAGGATTTGTACTTCAATATGACGCGGTTTAGAAACAAATTTCTCAAGATACATCCGTGGATCACCAACTGACGCCATGATTTCACTCTGGGCTACCTCAAAAAGCGATTTAAAACTGTCTTGATTTGATACTAGACGCATACCTTTTCCGCCACCACCAGCTACTGACTTTAGCATAACTGGATATCCAATTTTTTTTGCCTGTTTAAAACCAATATCAACATCTTCAAAAAAACTATCACTACCTGAAACAATAGGGACTCCAGCCTCTGACATAAATTGCCTAGCTTTTTCTTTATCACCCATTTGTGCGATAACTTCACTAGTTGGACCAATAAAGACGATTCCCATTTCTTCAACCTGCTTGGCAAAATTAGGATTTTCTGACAAAAAACCATATCCTGGATGAATCGCATCTGCATGTGTGATCTCAGCCGCTGCTAAAATTGCTTTTTGATTCAAATAACTATCTGCAACATTAGACGGACCGATTTGTACTGATTCATCCGCCATTGCTACATGTAATGAGTCTTTGTCTGCTGACGAATATACCGCAACGGTTTGAAATCCTAACATTTTGACAGCACGAATTATTCTAACAGCTATTTCTCCTCGATTTGCAATTAAAACTTTGAAATTGTCTACAAATTTTTCACCCATTACGATAACCTAAACAACTTTTGACCGTATTCAATTGATTCACCGTCTGAAACTAAAATTTCAGCTATTAAACCATCCTTGTTTGCTAAAACATCAGTCATCATTTTCATAGCTTCAACAATACCTACAACTGTTGACTTTGTTACTTTTTGTCCAACAGAAATAAACGGTGTTGACTCTGGGTCAGATGAAACATAGAAAGTTCCGACCGTAGGCGATGTAATATACTCACTAGTAGGTACTTGTTTTTCTGTCTCTGACTCAGCATTCACACCGCTTTGAAAATTGCTAAGAATATTTTTTGAAACACTAATTTTAGAGTCACCATTCCTAAAAGAAATATGGGTCAAGTTATTTTCATTTAAAATTTTCACAATGTAATTAATATCTTCTAGTTTCATCGAATACAACCCTCCTTATGATATGATTAGAATTTATCACAAATTATTATAGTATTCACATTTCCTGTTAGATAATCTAACATAGATTGACCTTTTTTATATTTTTTTGAAATACGAAATTGTACTCAAATAATCGCTACGGACTTTTAATGTCTTATAAAAAAGCTAATTAATATATAGAATAAATTATTTATTTATTTTAATTTTGTTATTAATTAATCTAAAATGAAAAATTTTTAAAAGGGTGCGAGATATTGTCATTACATTATTTATCGAGGGTAAACTATTATAATGCTTTTATCTGTAATTTTCACAGATGCTAAAAAACCATTTGACAAGAAAATTTTTCTCCTTACAATCTTCTGGATATTTCTGACTCGTATTCTTCGTTAGCCTTTTCTTGTTCAACTTTTTTTTGATTTCTTAAGAATTGACGTTCTGCATTTGTCTCAGCACGGATGTCCTGCCGCCACAAACGACTAATTTTATTAAACGAGCCACCCCGCACTGGCATCTGATCACCTATGTGCTTCTTTGTTATATTTGGGTTGACATTGTCGAACCACGGCTTGGGGGTCAATTTTATTTCCTCAGGGCTAGATGCAATTTTAGTTTTGTCTGTGATGCCGCCTTTGTCGCGCTTTTTTACATTGCTTAGTAGCTCAGACATTTGTTGGTCAATATCATTTAGTGAGGTATCTTCAATTTGTGCTAAATGTTTGTAGAGTTGATTCGCTAAGCGTTTCCTTAATTCCTCTTCCTTATTCTCAGACCATTTGAGTTGTCCCTTATGCATCACGCCCTGGTCTTCAATATTAATGGCGTCGTATTCTTGTGCCAGCGACTTAAAACCCTCATATTCAGGTTTAAGCTCTTCGGCAAACAAATCATCTATTAGTTGATCGGTTAATTGATTTGCTTTTGCCATCCTGCCTTTTCCAGCTGTTAAATGAGCATTACCAACCTGCCACCGCCCTTTCATGTTTTGAGGTAAAGCATCGTAAATTTGTTTGATGGCTTTAGCATGACGATCATTTAATAGGTTGTCTAGCGCTGCCTCCACAATTTCTTTTTTAAAGCCACCAACACCTTTTAATATTTCCTGATGCCGTCTTAGTTCCTGTGATGACATTAATTGTTTTCTAAACTGTCGTTTGGCTTGTTCAATCACTTCCAGAGGTATAACACCTATTGGCTGCCC includes these proteins:
- a CDS encoding transposase: MSIRYSQDFKDSLVKLHQEGRSLKSLAEEFGPSKDSIAIWVKQATPIMIKGQSKTLKDVKQLEKRLAILEEENEILSRIA
- a CDS encoding phosphoglycerate dehydrogenase is translated as MKKVLVASQVDEIAKTFLIQQGFQVLENNQETDNCFDENPEVEAVLLMPIKFDDNTMNKMPNLKIIARHGVGYDNVSLSAATQRGIVVTNTPGANASSVAETALMFLLMSGRQFASKLINSNTKSLALSTGNSFGYELSHKIVGIIGYGNIGRKIARLLSGFNVKILVNARHKYVINNGEMASLVEIYKKADYIVLALPATHETTHMINSATLKLMKRNAVLINVGRGQLIDEDALYSALINNQIFGAGLDVTENEPVSAQNPLYSLPNVFLTPHVAGQSREAKENVALEAAKEITRVLNGSQPKHQVNN
- a CDS encoding pyridoxal phosphate-dependent aminotransferase, producing MLAKRVDSLEASPTLAMGKKAKDMIADGIDVVNLSQGEPDFNTPDNIGRAARIAIKDHLTDSYTATNGLVELKNAVVAAAKRDYNVSLLTDQVVITTGAKLALYALMQILVDPGDLVITSAPFWVSYSEQVKLAGGSFKAIVSSDPQFKLTIDDLNKLEDKPKVVILNTPNNPSGAVYSKNELESIILWTKTNDVYLILDEIYGKLVYGDTVFHSGLSLESLVNSKMIIINGVSKAYAMTGWRIGWAIADVSITHAMTKILGHLTSNPTVVAQYAAIEALNGQQKSVETMRKSFESRLNFLYRDLSEIDNISIPFKPSGSFYIFFKIDSKFMKKNNFKNTNEISMALLSEEKLAIPSGEGFGMPGYLRLSYAKSEAELIEAVKRLKHFFN
- a CDS encoding biotin-dependent carboxyltransferase family protein, which produces MNTIKIITPGMLATVQDDGRIGHQGEGFLNSGVMDIFSYQIGNALVGNKSTDKPASIEFGVTGGKVKFSSSTIVAITGARVNAKLNDATVSQDIPILVNENDVLDFTQIIEGRFVYLSVAGGIQVPKVMGSHATTLAVNLGGFNGKRLKSGDVLNILDASQAFNYNTVKLLPKMPLNLISLIKTKKIRIVPGPEYDWFSEDEWQKLLNKPFHLGKHIDRMGYRIEGPMIIFKPENLLSEANMNGAIQISRDGQPIVLLADRATHGGYPVIAKVIISDLSTLAQWPQHKPIHFEKVSLNDAWLASADRAEVVEGIYKSKPWEILLHTRTMANKIKCLF
- the pxpB gene encoding 5-oxoprolinase subunit PxpB; amino-acid sequence: MNSKVIFSGDTSINVVFENVVSEKISNQVLSIAKLVERQHINGLVDIIPAYREVTFVFDPLVIDIASFKHFLEKQLNKMDGEIVDKKGRHYDIPVLYNDEVGLDLLEVAKYHGLSIAEVIHLHTAQAYRIYMLGFLPGFAYLGGLDAKLHTPRKNTPRLRIPAGSIAIGGEQTGYYPVDSPGGWQIIGQTPLVMFDSNRPEIKLHAGDRMKFYAIDKLEFQKLKGTHFDDFVSKEKTL
- a CDS encoding NRAMP family divalent metal transporter: MHQNKIKSNAELSINKRSARSVAMGAAFVMAMAAVGPGFLTQTATFTSQLGPSFGFAILITILIDIVVQMNIWRIITVSGKHAQQIANDIFPGLGYFLTFLIVVGGFFFNIGNVAGAGLGLNVLFGISAENGAVIAAVLAIIVFVVRNALLVMDRTVQVLAVVKIAVLIYILSVTTVPVSSAIKHTFLPSNIDFYSIVTIVGGTVGGYISFAGGHRLLEGGVHGQKGLKYVNEGALSGIGIASVIRVMLFLAGLAVVMAGHKLDPLNPAADIFKIAAGNFGYKFFGLLLFAAGMTSILGSTFTSVSFMNYSHSPEGAVKFQKYRPYLVIGFIAVSTLVFYIVGKPAQILVVVGAINGLILPIALAILLIGAYKNKIMGTDYKHPILLSIFGWIVVLFMAFAGIETLIHTL
- a CDS encoding LamB/YcsF family protein; protein product: MIKVDFNSDLGESFGNYKIGLDSEILQQVTSANVACGFHAGDASIMAQTVQLALDKGVAIGAHPGFPDLQGFGRRKIEMNTSEITDIVAYQVGALSAFTPDHKLHHVKAHGALYNMAAKDRLIADAVITGIKLVDPQTIVYGLANSELIKAAQNANMKFAQEVFADRNYQSDGSLVPRSQPNAVISNPAEAAQRALEMVEKKSVVSVTGEVVPLAVDSICVHGDNHSAVDLAIEIKKLLLENQVIVTNKIC
- a CDS encoding putative hydro-lyase, which codes for MTPTEFRKKVRNNEYQKPTAGMCPGYAQTNLIVLPWEDAYDFLLFAQRNPKPIPILEVTEVGSRELQTLGNDIDVATDFPKYRIYRNGKMVDEYLSVVDFWREDLVSFLIGCSFSFEDLLVDAGIEIRHITEKANVPMFNTNIPLKQAGKFSGNMVVSMRPIKSSQIATAVNVTNRLPGVHGAPIQIGNPAEIGIYDLANPDYGDAVTINENEIPVFWACGVTPQAAVMASKPKFAITHSPGHMLITNISNKELSV
- a CDS encoding acetyl-CoA carboxylase biotin carboxylase subunit, translating into MGEKFVDNFKVLIANRGEIAVRIIRAVKMLGFQTVAVYSSADKDSLHVAMADESVQIGPSNVADSYLNQKAILAAAEITHADAIHPGYGFLSENPNFAKQVEEMGIVFIGPTSEVIAQMGDKEKARQFMSEAGVPIVSGSDSFFEDVDIGFKQAKKIGYPVMLKSVAGGGGKGMRLVSNQDSFKSLFEVAQSEIMASVGDPRMYLEKFVSKPRHIEVQILGDGLGNAIVLGERDCTIQSHHQKVIEEAPSHLLDETTRKKMLAVSLNAVKRMAYRSAGTFEFLYQGPGKFYFMEMNTRIQVEHAISEEVSGIDIVSAQIQLASGRTINDISIGSKNNFAIEARVSALSAGTITGLHLPTGLGIRIETAVYQGYKVPPYYDAMIVKIIATGMTRHETLKRLQIAIEETVILGVETNLDLLMRIIIHPDYMSDKNKTDIDWLDFQMKE
- a CDS encoding acetyl-CoA carboxylase biotin carboxyl carrier protein, with the translated sequence MKLEDINYIVKILNENNLTHISFRNGDSKISVSKNILSNFQSGVNAESETEKQVPTSEYITSPTVGTFYVSSDPESTPFISVGQKVTKSTVVGIVEAMKMMTDVLANKDGLIAEILVSDGESIEYGQKLFRLS
- the mobP2 gene encoding MobP2 family relaxase, translated to MAKTGKIAAFALGEKKTAMVNLPAQFVTSSTADIKGQNFSDLVDYANNSEKTNDLNNESMNDLIDLKEQFSKPGYANRNSAVTETHPIFGSDKLNYDNHDISVLRKDLDETQKNGNNIHELAFSIRGDWLVKNNLYDPETRMIDQNKLKHAEQEVAKTLINKGFNLPLGEDENDIVWFGVIHQDTDHLNMHLWFAKKSQETRPEMIKQEGKYKGQPIGVIPLEVIEQAKRQFRKQLMSSQELRRHQEILKGVGGFKKEIVEAALDNLLNDRHAKAIKQIYDALPQNMKGRWQVGNAHLTAGKGRMAKANQLTDQLIDDLFAEELKPEYEGFKSLAQEYDAINIEDQGVMHKGQLKWSENKEEELRKRLANQLYKHLAQIEDTSLNDIDQQMSELLSNVKKRDKGGITDKTKIASSPEEIKLTPKPWFDNVNPNITKKHIGDQMPVRGGSFNKISRLWRQDIRAETNAERQFLRNQKKVEQEKANEEYESEISRRL